GCAGGGCGGTCGGCGGATCGGCGAGCGCCAGCAGGTCCGTGGCCGCGGCGAAACCGTAGCCCTCGGTCATCTCGGAGGCGCGGCAGAGCGCGGGATCCTCCGCGATCCCGGCGTCCCGCAGCGCCTTGCGATAGCCTGTGCGGCGCTCATGCGCGAAATCCATCGTCTCGAGCCCGTTCAGCAGTCCGATCCGCCGGTGCCCCAGCTCCAGCAGAAGCCGCGTGGCGCGTTCGAAGGCGCGGGCGTTGTTGATGTCGACCCAGCAATACTCCGTCTCCCCGGCACCTCCCGAGCGGCCGTGGACGACGAAGGGCATGCCGATCTCGCGCAGCAGGCCGATCCGGGGATCGTCCACCGTGGGGCCGTGCACGATCACCCCGTCGACGGACCCCCTTGCGGCGATCCGGCGGTAGCTGCCGGCCTCGTCGCGGTCGGGGACGAGCGAGAGGAGCATGTCGTAGCTCTCCCGCGCATAGACCTCTGCCGCGCCGGCGAGGAAATCGGTGAACACCGGGTTCAGCATCTCGTGTTCGGCGGAGAGCGGGAGGATATGGCCGACGGCATGGCTGCGCCCGGTCGCAAGGCTGCGGGCGCGCGGGTTCGGCGTGTAATGGTGCTGGCGCGCCGCCTTCATCACCCGTTCGCGCGTCGCCTCGGCCACTTCGGGATAGCCGTTGAGGGCGCGCGACACGGTGGTCTGGGAGAGGCCGAGAAATTCCGACAACTCTTTGAGGTTCATCCTGCGGTCTCTCCTGCAACGTCCCTGCGTGCCTGTCGCCGGGCGGTGGGGCTGAACCCTCCGCGCCGCGGGCGCGGCGGCCGGTCTGACATGTGGTCATTTGACCTCGATATAGCGCGCAGGCGGTGCCGGGAAAGCGCCCCGGCCGGCGGTGCCGGGCCGGGCGCGGCGGCGGGCCGGGGGGCCGGGGGGCCGGGGCACTCGGGACGGGCGCGCGGGGATGCGGCACGGCCGTGGCGGCAAGGCACGGGGGAAGTGGGTTGATCCTGTGGGGCGGTGGTCTACCATGCGCCTATTCGGGTTTGAAATACGGGAGGTTTAGATGAAGAAGACTTTGTTCACCGGCGCGGCCACGCTCGCCCTCGGCGCCGGTGCGGCGCTCGCGCAGGATCAGGATCTTTCGGGTCAGCAACTCACGATTTCCGGGCCGTGGATCGGCGCCGACCAGGTGATGGTCGAGAAGGTGCTCGACGTGTTCCGCGAGCAGACCGGCGCGGATGTGCGCTATGTCGGCTCCGACAGTTTCGAACAGCAGATCGTCATCGACGCGGAGGCGGGCTCCGCCCCCAATATCGCCGTCTTCCCGCAGCCCGGCCTCGCCGCCGACATGGCGCGCCGCGGCTTTCTCAGCCCGCTGCCCGAAGGCACGGCCGACTGGCTCGAGGAGAACTATGCCGCCGGCGAGAGCTGGAGGGCGCTCGGCACCTACGAGGGCGAGGACGGGGAGGAGCACCTTTACGGCTTTCCCTACAAGATCGACGTGAAGTCGCTCGTCTGGTACGTGCCCGAGAATTTCGAGGATGCGGGCTATGAGGTGCCGCAGACGATGGAGGAGCTCAAGGCGCTGACCGAGCAGATGGTCGAGGACGGGGAGACGCCGTGGTGCATCGGGCTCGGTGCCGGCGGGGCGACCGGCTGGCCGGCGACGGACTGGGTGGAGGATCTGGTTCTGCGCACGCAGCCGCCGGAGGTCTATGACGGCTGGGTCTCCAACGAGATCCCCTTCGACGATCCGCGCATCGTGGAGGCGATCGAGGAATTCGGCTGGTTCGTGCGCAACGACGATTTCGTCTCCGGCGGCGCGGGCGCGGTCGCCTCGACCGATTACCGCGACAGCCCGAAGGGCCTCTTTGCCGCGCCGCCGGCCTGCTACATGCACAAGATGGCCTCCTTCATCCCGGCGTTCTTCCCCGAGGGGGCGGTGCTGGGCGAAGATGCGGATTTCTTCTATTTCCCGGCCTATGAGAGCAGGGACCTCGGCACGCCGGTGCTGGGCGCGGGCACGCTCTGGGCGATCACGAACGAAAGCGAGGCCGCCGATGCCTTCATCGAATTCCTGAAGACGACCGACGCGCATGAGGCCTGGATGGCGCAGCGCGGCTTCCTGACGCCCTACAAGGCGGTGGACACCTCCGTCTTCTCCGATCCGACGCTCAGGAAGATGAACGACATCCTCCTGGAGGCGACGACCTTCCGCTTCGACGGCTCCGACCTGATGCCGGGCGCGGTGGGCGCGGGCTCCTTCTGGACCGGCATGGTGGATTACACCGGCGGCGCCTCCGCCGAAGACGTCGCGGCGGCGATCCAGAACAGCTGGGCACAGGTCAGGTAAGGCTGCG
The nucleotide sequence above comes from Celeribacter indicus. Encoded proteins:
- a CDS encoding LacI family DNA-binding transcriptional regulator — protein: MNLKELSEFLGLSQTTVSRALNGYPEVAEATRERVMKAARQHHYTPNPRARSLATGRSHAVGHILPLSAEHEMLNPVFTDFLAGAAEVYARESYDMLLSLVPDRDEAGSYRRIAARGSVDGVIVHGPTVDDPRIGLLREIGMPFVVHGRSGGAGETEYCWVDINNARAFERATRLLLELGHRRIGLLNGLETMDFAHERRTGYRKALRDAGIAEDPALCRASEMTEGYGFAAATDLLALADPPTALLASSILIGFGARRALDAAGLRIGRDVSLVVHDDELSYLRNGKVEPIFTATRSSVRQAGRICAELLLGQIAVPALPPQHVLLEAELIIGDTTGPAPAP
- a CDS encoding ABC transporter substrate-binding protein yields the protein MKKTLFTGAATLALGAGAALAQDQDLSGQQLTISGPWIGADQVMVEKVLDVFREQTGADVRYVGSDSFEQQIVIDAEAGSAPNIAVFPQPGLAADMARRGFLSPLPEGTADWLEENYAAGESWRALGTYEGEDGEEHLYGFPYKIDVKSLVWYVPENFEDAGYEVPQTMEELKALTEQMVEDGETPWCIGLGAGGATGWPATDWVEDLVLRTQPPEVYDGWVSNEIPFDDPRIVEAIEEFGWFVRNDDFVSGGAGAVASTDYRDSPKGLFAAPPACYMHKMASFIPAFFPEGAVLGEDADFFYFPAYESRDLGTPVLGAGTLWAITNESEAADAFIEFLKTTDAHEAWMAQRGFLTPYKAVDTSVFSDPTLRKMNDILLEATTFRFDGSDLMPGAVGAGSFWTGMVDYTGGASAEDVAAAIQNSWAQVR